The Allochromatium tepidum genome has a window encoding:
- the sufD gene encoding Fe-S cluster assembly protein SufD, with protein sequence MNAPLPNGLEHWLSAPDDSPAPDWLLERRRAARTRLSARPLPHSKEEAWRYTSLKGLLEQQFTAIDEPLSALQPEDLDAVLIPGFDAHRVVLVNGRFAPELSALGELPAGARVGGLRDWLGRDPESLRSRLDATRGDSETFFALFNTAGLDDGLVVWLERGVMLEHPIELIHLSVGLDEPRVAQPRHLVHLEAGAQATLVERYVSLGESLYCTNAVMEVALGRDAVLKHERLQMESRNAFHLTGFYLVQDENSRYSGINIGLGARWARTDLNTRFRGEQAECVLQGLYLAGDGQLLDYHLDVEHAVPHCRSEENFKGLLTGQGRAVFDGRVLVAKDAQKSDAAMSNRNLMLSEQAEIDTKPQLEIYADDVKCSHGTTVGQIEPEMLFYLRSRGIDAVQARRMLCLGFAGEIIDRLGAEAVREHVAEAVGQRLA encoded by the coding sequence ATGAACGCGCCACTGCCCAATGGTCTGGAACACTGGTTGAGCGCGCCGGACGACAGCCCGGCTCCCGACTGGCTCCTGGAACGCCGCCGCGCGGCACGCACGCGGTTGAGCGCGCGGCCGCTGCCGCATTCCAAGGAGGAAGCCTGGCGCTACACCAGCCTCAAGGGCCTGCTCGAACAGCAGTTCACCGCCATCGACGAGCCATTGAGCGCGCTCCAGCCCGAGGATCTCGACGCGGTCCTGATCCCAGGGTTCGACGCCCATCGCGTGGTGCTGGTCAACGGCCGTTTCGCGCCCGAACTCTCGGCGCTGGGCGAGCTGCCGGCGGGCGCGCGGGTCGGCGGACTGCGCGACTGGCTCGGGCGTGATCCCGAGTCGTTGCGCAGCCGGCTCGACGCCACGCGCGGCGATTCGGAGACCTTCTTCGCGTTGTTCAACACCGCCGGGCTGGACGATGGGCTGGTGGTGTGGCTGGAACGCGGCGTGATGCTCGAACACCCGATCGAACTCATCCATCTCTCGGTCGGGCTGGACGAGCCGCGCGTGGCTCAGCCGCGCCATCTGGTGCACCTGGAGGCCGGCGCTCAGGCGACCCTGGTCGAGCGCTATGTCAGCCTGGGCGAGTCGCTCTACTGCACCAATGCGGTCATGGAGGTCGCACTCGGGCGTGATGCCGTACTCAAACACGAGCGCTTGCAGATGGAGAGCCGCAACGCCTTCCATCTCACCGGCTTCTATCTGGTGCAGGATGAAAACAGCCGCTACTCGGGCATCAACATCGGCCTGGGCGCACGCTGGGCGCGGACCGATCTCAATACCCGCTTCCGGGGCGAGCAGGCCGAGTGCGTGCTTCAGGGACTCTATCTGGCCGGCGACGGACAGTTGCTCGACTATCATCTCGACGTCGAGCACGCCGTCCCGCACTGCCGCAGCGAGGAGAACTTCAAAGGTCTGCTCACCGGGCAGGGGCGGGCGGTGTTCGACGGTCGGGTGCTGGTGGCTAAGGATGCGCAGAAGAGCGACGCGGCCATGTCCAACCGCAATCTGATGCTCTCCGAACAGGCCGAGATCGACACCAAGCCGCAGCTCGAGATCTATGCCGATGACGTCAAGTGCAGTCACGGCACCACGGTCGGCCAGATCGAACCCGAGATGCTGTTCTATCTGCGCTCGCGCGGCATCGATGCGGTGCAGGCGCGGCGGATGCTCTGTCTCGGGTTTGCCGGCGAGATCATCGACCGGCTCGGCGCCGAGGCCGTGCGCGAGCATGTGGCCGAGGCGGTCGGACAACGGCTGGCCTGA
- a CDS encoding SUF system Fe-S cluster assembly protein: MNRLARFAGFGRRKQEPDAQDGGTAVLHEEEVEVAVERMDPEELREPIIASLRGVHDPEIPVNIYDLGLIYRIDIAGNGDVSVDMTLTAPGCPVAGMMPLMVKSAVERVEGVGQVSVQLVWDPPWSADNMSDEARLQLGLM, encoded by the coding sequence ATGAACAGACTGGCCCGCTTTGCCGGTTTCGGCCGGCGCAAGCAAGAACCGGACGCACAGGATGGAGGCACGGCCGTCCTCCACGAGGAGGAGGTCGAGGTCGCGGTGGAGCGCATGGACCCCGAAGAACTGCGCGAGCCGATCATCGCCTCGCTGCGCGGCGTCCATGACCCCGAGATCCCGGTCAACATCTACGACCTGGGTCTGATCTATCGCATCGACATCGCCGGCAATGGCGATGTGTCGGTCGACATGACGCTGACCGCGCCCGGCTGTCCGGTCGCCGGCATGATGCCGCTGATGGTGAAGAGCGCGGTGGAACGGGTCGAGGGCGTCGGTCAGGTCAGCGTGCAACTGGTGTGGGATCCGCCCTGGAGCGCCGACAACATGAGCGACGAGGCGCGCTTGCAGCTTGGACTGATGTGA
- a CDS encoding alkaline phosphatase family protein, with protein sequence METKHTTPDYSGGGLLNLMSTVIQARGGRCEHPPLAGLALDDLTHATNLVLLVVDGLGADWLERQAPDGLLSRARRQAISSVFPSTTASAIPTFLTGLSPLQHGLTGWFTYFGELGSVMAVLPGRPRYGGVSYRAAGIDPRRLFDSRSIFDRIGTRGIAVSPRFIAYSDFNRAHLGRGEVRPFESLPEMFQQTLRALRPRRRWGRSSATPERRYLYLYWSELDRIGHEHGMESAAALAHLAEIEQALEAFLSAAAGTDTVLLVCADHGQIDIRPEDVIDLAQHPDLTECLTLPLCGEPRASWATVHADSARRFEDYCTGELGDVVELIPSRQVIADGLLGPGPAHPRIRDRVGDYCLLPRARHVLRQTLPFEEPHVHIGVHGGLSESELRVPLCLFTL encoded by the coding sequence ATGGAAACCAAGCACACCACACCCGACTACAGCGGCGGCGGCCTGCTGAATCTGATGAGCACCGTCATCCAGGCGCGCGGCGGGCGGTGCGAGCATCCGCCGCTGGCCGGACTGGCGCTGGACGATCTGACGCACGCGACCAATCTGGTACTGCTGGTCGTCGACGGGCTGGGCGCCGACTGGCTGGAGCGACAGGCGCCGGATGGCTTGCTGAGTCGGGCGCGCCGGCAGGCGATCAGTTCAGTGTTTCCATCGACCACGGCCTCGGCGATCCCGACCTTTCTCACCGGGCTGTCGCCGCTCCAGCATGGGCTGACCGGCTGGTTCACCTATTTCGGCGAGTTGGGATCGGTGATGGCGGTCCTGCCCGGCCGTCCGCGCTATGGCGGGGTCTCGTATCGTGCCGCCGGGATCGATCCGCGCCGGCTCTTCGACAGCCGCTCGATCTTCGACCGCATCGGTACGCGCGGCATCGCCGTCTCGCCGCGCTTCATCGCCTATTCGGACTTCAATCGCGCACACCTGGGACGCGGCGAGGTGCGACCGTTCGAGTCGCTGCCGGAGATGTTCCAGCAGACACTGCGCGCGCTTCGACCTCGACGACGTTGGGGGCGTTCGTCGGCGACGCCCGAGCGGCGTTATCTCTATCTCTACTGGTCGGAACTCGACCGCATCGGGCACGAGCACGGCATGGAGAGTGCGGCGGCGCTCGCCCATCTGGCCGAGATCGAACAGGCGCTGGAGGCGTTTCTGAGCGCAGCGGCGGGGACGGATACGGTGTTGCTGGTATGCGCCGATCACGGTCAGATCGACATCCGGCCCGAGGACGTCATCGATCTTGCCCAGCATCCCGATCTGACCGAATGTCTGACGCTGCCGCTGTGCGGCGAGCCGCGCGCGTCCTGGGCCACGGTGCACGCCGACAGTGCACGGCGTTTCGAGGACTATTGCACCGGCGAGCTGGGGGACGTGGTCGAGCTGATCCCGAGCCGGCAGGTGATCGCCGACGGTCTGCTCGGTCCGGGACCGGCGCATCCGCGCATCCGCGATCGGGTGGGCGATTACTGTCTGCTGCCGCGCGCCCGGCATGTCCTGCGCCAGACCCTGCCCTTCGAGGAACCGCACGTCCATATCGGCGTGCATGGGGGGCTGAGTGAATCGGAACTGCGGGTGCCTCTGTGTCTGTTTACGCTGTAG
- a CDS encoding molybdopterin-containing oxidoreductase family protein, with protein sequence MHTKPSTCYECDANCPIQVEFDDSGEPVAVKGPDCPRCYAQLDRRNHPDRLLYPLKRVGPRGSGQFERISWDEALDTIAERLSATRDEHGAPAVAFFAGYTKEARPQLQRLAHAFGSPNYLTESGCCFSATMVAEKVTFGYKIKTTSTVVSPKTRCHLIWSTNPRGSIPPFDTHGLVTLKPGRRMIVVDPRRTPMVDQADIHLQIRPGTDGALALGFHHLIFANGWQDQAFLDQWGSGVDAFRDYVAEFGPERVAAICGIDEADLRAAVELFATTPPAQITLSPTATVQHSNGFQNHRALILLSAVTGNLDREGGNRFFNDKVLPKPIDLFDYCRSSLPPRIGDEVYPVWTKYWPAGQSMLLPDCILDGRPQRVRALLAMGINTAMWPNSKRMERALGSLDFFAATDFFHNPATLQADIVLPAATSLERPALIAYPGCAYQGELRYRRPVVAPRGEARPDGEIFLELGVRLGMADQFWNGDLEAAWAEAAEGIPEEIREEVYNNPDGVTVYAQAIEDLVEHGFLDADRLYRLRGFPTASGKVEFDSSELRAAGHDGLPVYREPAESPLSTPEIARDYPLVLTSGARTKFDTHSQHQYIQRMRRAIPNPLVEIHPSDAEPRGIRDGQAVEIRSPRGAVRFVARVTERIKPGVVHCTHGWNSANVNELTDDRHLDPISGFPPFKSSLCEVAPVT encoded by the coding sequence ATGCACACCAAGCCCAGCACCTGCTACGAATGCGATGCCAACTGCCCGATCCAGGTCGAGTTCGACGATAGCGGCGAACCGGTCGCCGTCAAGGGGCCGGACTGTCCGCGCTGCTATGCTCAGCTCGACCGGCGCAACCATCCCGACCGTCTGCTCTATCCGCTCAAACGGGTCGGACCCCGTGGCAGCGGCCAGTTCGAGCGCATCTCCTGGGACGAGGCGCTCGATACCATCGCCGAACGGCTCAGCGCCACCCGTGACGAACACGGCGCCCCGGCGGTCGCCTTCTTCGCCGGCTACACCAAGGAGGCGCGTCCCCAGCTCCAGCGGCTCGCCCATGCCTTCGGCTCGCCCAACTATCTGACCGAGAGCGGCTGCTGCTTCTCGGCGACCATGGTGGCCGAGAAAGTGACCTTCGGTTACAAGATCAAGACCACCTCGACCGTGGTCTCACCCAAGACACGCTGCCATCTGATCTGGTCGACCAATCCGCGCGGCTCGATCCCGCCGTTCGACACCCATGGTCTGGTGACGCTCAAGCCGGGACGGCGCATGATCGTGGTCGACCCGCGCCGCACGCCCATGGTCGATCAGGCCGACATCCATCTCCAGATCCGTCCCGGCACCGACGGCGCGCTGGCGCTCGGTTTCCATCATCTGATCTTCGCCAACGGTTGGCAGGATCAGGCCTTCCTGGATCAATGGGGCTCGGGTGTCGACGCCTTCCGGGACTATGTGGCCGAGTTCGGGCCCGAGCGGGTCGCCGCCATCTGCGGCATCGATGAAGCCGACCTGCGCGCGGCGGTCGAGCTCTTCGCCACCACGCCGCCGGCCCAGATCACCCTGTCGCCGACCGCGACCGTCCAGCACAGCAACGGCTTCCAGAACCACCGCGCGCTCATCCTGCTCTCGGCTGTGACCGGCAATCTGGATCGCGAGGGCGGCAACCGCTTCTTCAACGACAAGGTGCTGCCCAAGCCGATCGATCTGTTCGACTATTGTCGCAGCAGCCTGCCGCCGCGCATCGGCGACGAGGTCTATCCGGTCTGGACCAAATATTGGCCGGCGGGGCAGAGCATGTTGCTGCCCGACTGCATCCTCGACGGGCGTCCGCAGCGGGTGCGCGCGCTCCTGGCGATGGGCATCAATACGGCCATGTGGCCCAACTCCAAGCGCATGGAACGGGCGCTCGGGTCGCTCGATTTCTTCGCCGCGACCGATTTCTTCCATAACCCGGCCACGCTCCAGGCCGACATCGTGCTGCCGGCGGCGACCAGTCTGGAGCGTCCGGCGCTGATCGCCTATCCGGGCTGTGCCTATCAGGGCGAGCTGCGCTATCGGCGTCCGGTGGTCGCGCCGCGCGGCGAGGCGCGTCCGGATGGCGAGATCTTCCTGGAACTCGGCGTGCGGCTGGGGATGGCCGATCAGTTCTGGAACGGCGATCTGGAAGCGGCCTGGGCCGAGGCCGCCGAGGGCATCCCGGAGGAGATCCGCGAGGAGGTCTACAACAATCCCGATGGCGTCACGGTCTATGCCCAGGCCATCGAGGATCTGGTCGAGCATGGCTTTCTCGACGCCGACCGGCTCTATCGGCTACGCGGCTTCCCGACCGCGAGCGGCAAGGTCGAGTTCGATTCGTCCGAACTGCGCGCGGCCGGCCACGACGGTCTGCCGGTCTATCGCGAACCGGCCGAGAGTCCGCTCTCGACGCCTGAGATCGCCCGCGACTATCCGCTGGTCCTGACCAGTGGGGCGCGCACCAAGTTCGACACCCATTCACAGCATCAGTACATCCAGCGGATGCGCCGGGCGATCCCCAACCCCCTGGTCGAGATCCATCCCAGCGATGCCGAGCCGCGCGGCATCCGGGACGGCCAAGCGGTGGAGATCCGCTCGCCGCGCGGGGCCGTGCGTTTCGTCGCGCGCGTCACCGAGCGCATCAAGCCCGGCGTGGTCCACTGTACCCACGGTTGGAACAGCGCCAACGTCAACGAGCTGACCGACGACCGGCATCTCGACCCGATCAGCGGGTTTCCGCCGTTCAAGTCGAGCCTGTGCGAGGTCGCGCCCGTGACCTAA
- a CDS encoding EAL domain-containing protein, which produces MRDVTTNSGNASIVRAIIALGGSLGLAVIAEGVESTEQTEYLRALGCDPSRAI; this is translated from the coding sequence GTGCGCGACGTGACGACCAACAGCGGCAATGCCTCGATCGTGCGCGCCATCATCGCGCTCGGAGGCAGTCTCGGGCTCGCGGTCATCGCCGAGGGCGTGGAGTCGACCGAGCAGACCGAGTATCTGCGCGCGCTCGGGTGCGATCCATCCAGGGCTATCTGA
- the amrA gene encoding AmmeMemoRadiSam system protein A — protein MAPMPSIETAGERPAIYDSTERAILLDIAARSIAHGLEYRRPLDLDLAEYPEPLRAIRATFVTLERHADLRGCIGVLDAFRPLVLDVAQNAFAAAFEDPRFPPLRADEYPELSLKISVLTPAEPMAFGSEAELLTQIRPGVDGLILSDRGRRGTFLPSVWEQLPDPRDFLEHLKRKAGLPMGHWSDSLRVARYATESFGGPIGRLQRPA, from the coding sequence ATGGCGCCTATGCCATCCATTGAGACGGCGGGCGAGCGGCCGGCCATCTATGACTCGACCGAGCGCGCGATCCTGCTCGACATCGCCGCGCGCTCGATCGCGCATGGGCTGGAGTACCGGCGTCCGCTGGATCTCGACCTAGCCGAGTATCCCGAGCCGCTGCGCGCCATCCGCGCCACCTTCGTCACCCTGGAGCGCCACGCCGATCTGCGCGGCTGCATCGGCGTGCTGGACGCCTTCCGCCCGCTGGTGCTGGACGTGGCTCAGAACGCCTTCGCCGCCGCCTTCGAGGATCCGCGTTTCCCGCCGCTGCGCGCGGACGAGTATCCCGAGCTGAGCCTCAAGATCTCGGTCCTCACGCCCGCCGAGCCAATGGCCTTCGGCTCCGAAGCCGAGCTACTGACACAGATCCGGCCGGGCGTCGATGGACTCATCCTGAGCGACCGGGGCCGGCGCGGCACCTTCCTGCCCTCGGTCTGGGAGCAACTGCCCGATCCGCGCGACTTCCTCGAACACCTCAAGCGCAAGGCCGGGCTGCCCATGGGCCACTGGTCCGACAGTCTGCGCGTCGCCCGCTATGCCACCGAGTCGTTCGGCGGACCGATCGGCCGACTCCAACGACCGGCCTGA
- the amrB gene encoding AmmeMemoRadiSam system protein B: MPTIRQPAVADQFYPGDPAELGRMLDALLAESPPSASSRAGTTPPKALIVPHAGYIYSGPIAATAYATLAPVRDRIRRVVLLGPSHRLPFMGLAATGADVFATPLGPVPIDRAAVERALTLPQVRLLDAAHAQEHSLEVQLPFLQRVLDDFSLVPLVVGEAAPESVAEVLDLLWGGPETLILISSDLTHYLDYRTARRIDAQTSEAIEALRPEAIGYDQACGRAPLNGLLTLARRRGLQAETLDLRNSGDTAGSRDQVVGYGAYAIH; this comes from the coding sequence ATGCCAACGATTCGACAGCCCGCCGTGGCCGATCAATTCTATCCGGGCGATCCCGCCGAGCTGGGCCGGATGCTCGACGCCCTGCTTGCCGAATCGCCTCCGTCGGCCTCATCCCGAGCCGGCACGACGCCGCCCAAGGCGCTGATCGTGCCTCATGCCGGTTACATCTACTCCGGCCCCATCGCGGCGACCGCCTATGCCACGCTGGCGCCGGTGCGCGACCGGATCCGGCGGGTCGTGCTGCTGGGTCCGTCGCATCGGCTGCCCTTCATGGGGCTGGCGGCGACCGGCGCGGACGTCTTCGCCACCCCGCTCGGTCCGGTTCCCATCGATCGCGCCGCCGTCGAGCGCGCCCTGACGCTGCCGCAGGTCCGGCTGCTCGATGCCGCACACGCCCAGGAGCACAGTCTGGAGGTCCAGTTGCCCTTCCTGCAACGGGTGCTCGACGACTTCAGTCTGGTTCCCCTGGTCGTCGGCGAGGCCGCGCCCGAGTCGGTGGCCGAGGTGCTGGATCTGCTCTGGGGCGGACCCGAGACCCTGATCCTCATCAGCTCGGACCTGACGCACTATCTGGACTACCGCACCGCGCGGCGCATCGACGCGCAAACCTCCGAGGCCATCGAGGCGCTGCGTCCCGAGGCGATCGGCTATGACCAGGCGTGCGGTCGCGCTCCCTTGAACGGACTGCTGACCCTGGCGCGACGGCGCGGACTCCAGGCCGAGACCCTGGATCTGCGCAACTCGGGGGATACGGCCGGATCACGCGATCAGGTGGTGGGCTATGGCGCCTATGCCATCCATTGA